One stretch of Roseimicrobium sp. ORNL1 DNA includes these proteins:
- a CDS encoding 4'-phosphopantetheinyl transferase superfamily protein, translating into MHLYLCRPHWVTDPDHLARCHDLLDEEEKARHARFKFERDARLFLVSHALVRTALSDFAADVSVHPAAWRFETNAYGRPRIMQEDGAPGMHFSLTHTHGLAACVVASNADVGVDAEAESRNLDTATLAPRIMSPSELARFQSASAAVQRKQFLSLWTLKEAFTKARGLGLNLPVEKLSFFVNGHTIHFGCPAEVEDKPGSWEFRLMQPTPEHYLSLVTRFVRETTPALQSKWYVPLVGERTTEQSPALLASTHPTRGVATSSPS; encoded by the coding sequence ATGCATCTGTACCTGTGCCGCCCTCATTGGGTGACCGATCCCGATCATCTGGCCCGCTGCCACGACCTGCTCGACGAGGAAGAAAAAGCGCGTCATGCCCGCTTCAAGTTCGAGCGGGATGCGCGCCTGTTCCTGGTCTCCCACGCTCTAGTGCGCACGGCGCTCTCAGATTTCGCTGCGGATGTATCCGTCCATCCCGCCGCGTGGCGCTTCGAGACGAATGCCTACGGACGCCCGCGCATCATGCAGGAAGACGGAGCGCCCGGCATGCATTTCAGTCTCACACACACACACGGGCTCGCGGCTTGCGTGGTGGCCAGCAATGCCGATGTCGGTGTTGATGCAGAAGCGGAAAGCAGGAACCTCGACACGGCCACGCTCGCGCCGCGGATCATGTCTCCTTCGGAGCTCGCTCGCTTTCAGTCCGCGTCTGCGGCGGTACAGCGGAAGCAATTCCTCTCACTCTGGACGCTGAAGGAGGCATTCACCAAGGCTCGTGGACTCGGCCTCAATCTACCGGTGGAGAAGCTCAGCTTCTTTGTGAACGGCCACACCATTCACTTCGGATGTCCCGCCGAAGTGGAAGACAAGCCCGGAAGCTGGGAGTTCCGCCTCATGCAGCCCACTCCCGAGCACTACCTTTCGCTGGTCACCCGCTTCGTCAGGGAGACGACGCCAGCACTCCAGTCAAAGTGGTATGTGCCCCTGGTGGGTGAACGCACCACTGAGCAAAGTCCGGCACTGCTGGCCAGCACTCATCCCACGCGGGGAGTTGCTACTTCTTCACCTTCCTGA
- a CDS encoding amino acid ABC transporter ATP-binding protein, with protein sequence MKLEGRSIVKRYGVHSALDGATFTVPADTGCLVLIGASGSGKSTLLRVLGSLLVPDSGEVRVQDRVLEWTEQATLRQRRVNGFVFQNFNLFPHLTALENVALPLREVHDKSPDAARTTALEVLDRFGLAAHVEKRPSELSGGQQQRVALARAIAPGPKLLLLDEPTSALDPVMTQDVLDLIRELAEGGQRIVLSTHEISFAKQVADWVLFLEQGKVVESAPAHGFFAAPAHATAREFLETLTRYR encoded by the coding sequence ATGAAACTCGAAGGCCGCTCCATCGTGAAACGCTACGGCGTGCACTCCGCGCTGGACGGCGCCACCTTCACGGTGCCGGCGGACACCGGGTGCCTCGTCCTCATTGGAGCCTCGGGCAGCGGCAAGAGCACCCTGCTCCGTGTGCTGGGATCCCTGCTGGTTCCGGATTCCGGCGAAGTGCGCGTGCAGGATCGCGTGCTGGAATGGACGGAGCAGGCCACGCTGCGCCAGCGCCGCGTGAATGGGTTCGTGTTTCAGAACTTCAATCTCTTTCCGCATCTGACCGCGCTGGAGAATGTGGCCCTGCCCCTGCGTGAGGTGCATGACAAATCCCCGGACGCCGCACGCACCACGGCATTGGAAGTGCTCGACCGTTTCGGTCTTGCCGCGCACGTGGAGAAGCGCCCTTCAGAACTCAGCGGCGGCCAGCAGCAACGCGTGGCCCTGGCGCGCGCCATCGCTCCCGGCCCCAAGCTCCTGCTGCTGGATGAGCCCACCTCCGCGCTCGATCCCGTGATGACGCAGGATGTGCTGGACCTCATTCGCGAACTCGCGGAGGGCGGCCAGCGCATTGTGCTCTCCACTCATGAGATCTCCTTTGCCAAACAAGTGGCCGATTGGGTGCTTTTCCTGGAGCAGGGCAAGGTGGTGGAATCCGCGCCTGCCCACGGCTTCTTCGCAGCACCCGCGCACGCCACGGCGAGGGAGTTTCTGGAAACACTCACGCGATATCGATAA
- a CDS encoding amino acid ABC transporter permease, with amino-acid sequence MNAPSARRQPLRELAWAVVLSVVCILVVYGVFTIIQYRWQWDAIWLRRILILKGWGTTVLVAAVALVGSIIIGMALMLGQRSPFIPVRQLSRAIVELVRGTPLLVLLLLGYYGVANAFKINQALPVAIVLLALFEGAYLAEIFRGAWESIGASQIEAARAVGFDRYQTWRYVIFPQALRRALPGTAGQLVSLVKDSSLLSVIAVQELTQAVRSANAQAYTALEGYVPLAVLYLVLTLPISWWARRLEERYKYET; translated from the coding sequence ATGAATGCCCCCTCCGCCCGACGCCAGCCCCTGCGCGAACTGGCATGGGCCGTGGTACTCAGCGTGGTATGTATCTTGGTGGTGTATGGTGTATTCACCATCATCCAGTACCGCTGGCAGTGGGATGCCATCTGGCTGCGGCGCATCCTGATTCTCAAAGGCTGGGGCACCACCGTGCTGGTTGCCGCGGTGGCGCTGGTAGGCAGCATCATCATCGGCATGGCGCTGATGCTCGGGCAGCGCAGTCCCTTCATTCCCGTGCGGCAACTCTCGCGCGCCATCGTGGAGCTCGTGCGTGGCACGCCGCTGCTGGTGCTTCTGTTGCTGGGCTACTACGGCGTGGCGAATGCCTTCAAAATCAACCAGGCCCTTCCCGTCGCGATTGTGCTGCTCGCGCTCTTCGAAGGTGCGTATCTCGCGGAGATTTTCCGCGGTGCGTGGGAATCTATCGGTGCCTCGCAGATCGAAGCGGCGCGGGCTGTCGGTTTTGACCGCTACCAGACGTGGCGTTACGTCATCTTCCCCCAGGCCCTGCGCCGCGCCCTTCCCGGCACCGCAGGACAGCTCGTGTCCCTGGTAAAAGATTCCTCCCTGCTCTCTGTCATCGCCGTGCAGGAACTCACCCAGGCCGTGCGCTCCGCGAATGCCCAAGCCTACACCGCGCTGGAAGGTTATGTGCCCCTCGCCGTGCTCTACCTCGTGCTCACCCTTCCCATCTCGTGGTGGGCGAGAAGGCTCGAGGAGCGGTACAAGTATGAGACGTGA
- a CDS encoding N-acetylmuramoyl-L-alanine amidase: MSLGLAIRYAAAYAAYAGAVICLMQIPSIWAKQTAALTYVPTDESRAMHEFTVVLDAGHGGVDGGTQGEGILEKNLSLAITKRLEKHLAAAGIRTVLTRRDDTYVSLEKRTDFANRHQPDAFVSIHLNADANSGETSGLETYYCSRKRLGDMMRLRERLGVPKEENIRDKRSQWLADILHHDIRKATGSEDRGTRDSNYLVVMHTECPAVLIECGYLTNTDEARRLQDEAHQEKLATAVAAGLEKFLLATRMNPRRGIERNSMTVAMPAPALHDGNP, translated from the coding sequence ATGAGCTTGGGCCTGGCCATCCGCTATGCAGCCGCCTATGCCGCCTACGCCGGGGCGGTGATCTGCCTCATGCAGATCCCCTCCATCTGGGCAAAGCAAACCGCCGCACTGACTTACGTGCCCACGGATGAGAGCCGCGCGATGCATGAATTCACCGTGGTGCTGGATGCTGGGCACGGCGGGGTGGACGGCGGCACGCAGGGAGAGGGCATCCTGGAAAAGAATCTGTCGCTCGCCATCACCAAGCGGTTGGAAAAGCACCTCGCCGCCGCAGGCATTCGCACCGTGCTGACTCGCCGGGACGACACCTACGTTTCGCTGGAGAAGCGGACTGACTTCGCAAACCGCCACCAACCGGATGCCTTTGTGAGCATCCATCTGAATGCCGACGCCAACTCTGGAGAGACTTCCGGGCTGGAGACCTACTACTGCTCCCGCAAACGCCTCGGGGACATGATGCGCCTGCGCGAGCGCCTGGGCGTGCCCAAGGAGGAAAATATCCGTGACAAACGCAGCCAGTGGCTGGCGGACATCCTGCACCACGACATCCGCAAGGCGACTGGCTCGGAGGACCGCGGCACGCGCGACAGCAACTACCTCGTGGTGATGCACACAGAGTGCCCCGCCGTCCTCATTGAGTGTGGCTACCTGACGAATACGGACGAGGCGCGCCGCCTCCAGGATGAAGCACACCAGGAGAAACTTGCCACTGCCGTGGCTGCAGGCTTGGAGAAGTTCCTGCTCGCAACGCGGATGAACCCGCGTCGCGGCATTGAGCGCAACTCCATGACCGTGGCCATGCCTGCACCCGCTCTGCATGACGGCAATCCCTGA
- a CDS encoding LysM peptidoglycan-binding domain-containing protein yields the protein MRTLFSKSGGGIALTRLLLGGLLFTACTASDVVFAAAATPTSKGKPQTPAPAYVEHKVTRGETLWRVAQKHKTSVGAIMDYNRMPNETVREGMTLRIPTAQAKDTSAPRQQIHVVKSRETFWSIADDYKISPKALAQANPNVNPNKIHEDMELVIPVDERPEIPASGSGAASASAPAPTSGASGAPVQSGMVAHKVDDNETYYSIAKRYGVTMEAMVAANPQVKPERLRPGMTVQVPMKTSPSRPTPQSTPPSGGSGAGTSSPSLAASASPRTYKIREGDTMGGIAQRYGVTETALLKENKLAASDPFYVDDVLKIPAASGQTTARANSGNNKTVTQPGEKTGSTPAPPSRQQQQSAPASEDKGKEKGKKGSVPSYIVSAGEDIGTICDAFGITRQQLLDYNHLPANARLKTGDEIMIPKSR from the coding sequence ATGCGCACGCTTTTTTCGAAGAGCGGGGGCGGCATTGCCCTCACAAGACTCCTGCTGGGTGGTTTGCTGTTCACGGCGTGCACTGCCAGTGACGTGGTTTTTGCGGCTGCCGCCACGCCCACATCCAAAGGAAAGCCGCAGACCCCGGCACCCGCCTATGTAGAGCACAAGGTGACCCGTGGAGAGACGCTCTGGCGTGTCGCGCAGAAGCACAAGACCAGTGTGGGCGCCATCATGGACTACAACCGCATGCCCAACGAGACGGTGCGGGAAGGCATGACGCTGCGCATTCCCACCGCCCAGGCGAAGGACACCAGCGCTCCGCGCCAGCAAATCCATGTCGTGAAGAGCCGGGAAACCTTTTGGAGCATCGCGGATGACTACAAGATTTCCCCCAAAGCCCTGGCCCAGGCGAATCCGAACGTGAATCCCAACAAGATTCATGAAGACATGGAATTGGTGATTCCCGTGGATGAGCGTCCGGAGATTCCCGCTTCCGGATCTGGAGCGGCATCTGCCTCTGCGCCAGCTCCTACGTCTGGGGCTTCCGGTGCACCCGTGCAGTCCGGCATGGTGGCGCACAAGGTGGATGACAACGAGACTTACTACTCCATCGCCAAGCGCTACGGCGTCACCATGGAAGCCATGGTGGCGGCCAATCCCCAGGTGAAACCTGAACGTCTCCGGCCGGGCATGACGGTGCAGGTGCCGATGAAGACCTCTCCTTCCCGCCCGACTCCTCAAAGCACACCTCCCTCAGGCGGGTCCGGTGCGGGAACTAGCTCGCCCAGCTTGGCGGCTAGCGCGTCTCCACGCACCTACAAGATTCGCGAAGGCGATACCATGGGAGGCATCGCCCAGAGGTATGGGGTGACGGAGACTGCGTTGCTCAAGGAGAACAAGCTCGCCGCCAGCGATCCCTTTTATGTGGATGATGTGCTGAAGATTCCCGCCGCCAGTGGCCAGACCACAGCGCGTGCCAATAGCGGGAACAACAAGACCGTGACGCAGCCGGGAGAAAAAACTGGCAGTACACCTGCGCCGCCGTCCCGCCAACAGCAGCAGTCAGCGCCCGCTTCCGAAGACAAAGGCAAGGAGAAGGGCAAGAAGGGTTCCGTTCCCTCCTACATTGTCAGTGCGGGAGAGGATATCGGCACCATTTGCGATGCCTTTGGCATCACGCGTCAGCAGCTTCTGGACTACAACCACCTTCCCGCGAATGCGCGGCTGAAAACCGGGGATGAAATCATGATCCCGAAGTCGCGATAG
- a CDS encoding transglutaminase domain-containing protein codes for MQLYAGGAQATSNLEKTLARRLVIAQQMKTVGEFGVDDELQKWLREHADLEAPDMDTLIQNAREAFPQYQHMAVMHKSAPTEEEVFSGLEKWSEIGGNGYTHLAVIVRPTPGNFGLHACVVVGQRLPPFTLEALNDNPEMLYASHCVLCGKLQACRAAKQGYVLGLQCTRCSRIYAMVAPGMDGRYRYVNEFLEGYKPPVKHLNDPSRRVELMTIWQTVTAGCRYTTDIGSIQHSSKGGPAREIWQTARETEKLGRGDCEDSAILLTDWLLARGFDARVALGLLLGPGGGGHAWVVVRLDNTEYLLEPTEGANGAQRLLTISEAGPRYAPLVLFDRNSFYIRPQPTRWDGSYWSESTWMALDPRAKNTTQTAGQ; via the coding sequence ATGCAACTGTACGCGGGTGGCGCTCAGGCGACCTCAAATCTGGAGAAGACTCTGGCCAGGCGACTCGTGATCGCCCAGCAAATGAAAACGGTCGGGGAATTCGGGGTCGATGACGAACTCCAAAAGTGGCTCCGAGAGCACGCCGACCTGGAAGCGCCGGACATGGATACGCTAATCCAAAACGCGCGGGAGGCCTTTCCGCAGTACCAACACATGGCGGTCATGCACAAGTCGGCGCCCACTGAAGAGGAAGTCTTCAGCGGGCTAGAAAAGTGGTCCGAAATCGGAGGCAATGGCTACACCCACCTTGCCGTGATTGTCCGTCCCACTCCCGGTAACTTTGGCTTGCACGCGTGTGTGGTGGTGGGTCAGCGCCTGCCGCCCTTCACTCTCGAGGCTCTCAACGACAATCCGGAAATGCTTTATGCCAGCCATTGCGTCCTCTGTGGAAAGCTCCAGGCCTGCAGAGCTGCCAAGCAGGGATACGTCCTGGGTCTGCAGTGTACGCGCTGCTCGCGCATCTACGCCATGGTCGCGCCCGGAATGGATGGACGCTATCGCTATGTGAATGAGTTCCTGGAAGGCTACAAGCCGCCCGTGAAGCATCTCAACGACCCCTCGCGGCGGGTCGAACTCATGACCATCTGGCAAACTGTCACCGCGGGCTGCCGGTACACGACGGATATCGGTTCCATCCAGCACAGCAGTAAAGGCGGTCCTGCCAGGGAGATCTGGCAAACCGCCCGCGAGACCGAGAAGCTTGGTCGCGGTGACTGTGAGGATTCCGCCATCCTACTGACAGATTGGCTGCTCGCCCGCGGTTTCGATGCGCGCGTGGCACTGGGCCTTCTCTTAGGACCTGGAGGCGGCGGCCATGCCTGGGTGGTGGTCCGGCTGGATAACACTGAATACCTTCTGGAACCTACCGAAGGCGCAAACGGCGCCCAACGGCTGCTGACAATCTCCGAAGCGGGCCCTCGCTATGCACCCCTCGTCTTGTTCGACCGGAACTCTTTCTATATCCGCCCGCAACCCACACGATGGGATGGGAGCTACTGGTCCGAAAGCACCTGGATGGCCCTGGATCCAAGAGCAAAGAATACGACACAAACAGCAGGGCAGTGA
- a CDS encoding metallophosphoesterase — translation MASEVWLDSRLALWHESQRWLAVSDLHFGYELNRNRHGGLYPLWGMDTVEQRMRELITHYQPERVILVGDVMDGSGSVDETLTLVDRLSKVCELICIMGNHDAPVLRRKSGFVESHMEEGFYFHHGHRMAEMYGWLAPEERHCIHITGHLHPAYLFSDGAGLRLKMPAFMQARFDFPGDEAETSPECWVLPAFSPWASGARIPKTNDGTQLYAVHRTRIMRVTDASTRENESRSG, via the coding sequence GTGGCATCCGAGGTCTGGCTCGACAGCCGGCTCGCCCTCTGGCACGAGTCCCAGCGCTGGCTGGCGGTGTCTGACCTGCATTTTGGCTATGAGCTGAACCGCAACCGCCACGGCGGTCTCTACCCCCTGTGGGGCATGGATACCGTGGAGCAGCGCATGCGCGAGCTCATCACCCACTACCAGCCTGAGCGGGTCATTCTGGTGGGGGATGTCATGGACGGCAGCGGCTCGGTGGACGAGACGCTGACCCTCGTGGACCGGCTTTCCAAGGTGTGTGAGCTCATCTGCATCATGGGGAATCACGATGCCCCCGTGCTGCGGCGTAAATCTGGATTTGTGGAAAGCCACATGGAGGAGGGCTTCTACTTCCACCACGGCCACCGCATGGCGGAAATGTACGGCTGGCTCGCCCCGGAGGAGCGGCACTGCATCCACATCACGGGACACCTGCATCCCGCCTATCTTTTCTCCGATGGCGCTGGCCTGCGACTGAAGATGCCCGCTTTCATGCAGGCGCGCTTTGATTTCCCGGGTGATGAGGCAGAGACCTCGCCAGAATGCTGGGTGCTCCCCGCCTTCTCCCCCTGGGCCAGCGGCGCCCGCATCCCGAAGACGAATGACGGTACCCAGCTCTACGCGGTGCATCGCACAAGAATCATGCGGGTGACTGATGCCAGCACACGCGAGAATGAGAGCCGCAGTGGCTGA
- the lysS gene encoding lysine--tRNA ligase, with the protein MQGQEQSESELLQNRREKLEALRAKGIDPFGARFETTHQPGALRKEFVPDLSVQIAGRITARRTMGKAVFFDLSDFTGRIQCYINKKEVGDDVFVLITELLDIGDWLGVVGKTFVTKTGEPSVQVETMQVQGKSLRPLPDKYHGVQDREIKYRQRYLDLISNAKSRDTFVTRSLIIAEMRRWMQDRGFLEVETPMMQDVPGGAAAKPFETFFHALNQPMYLRIAPELFLKRLLVGGFTKIFEMNRNFRNEGLSRRHNPEFTMLEAYWAFSDFEQMADLVESLVCHLAEKFCGTLLIEHKDEEGNVTRTINLARPWKRTPFRDLIRGVAGENWFDLTTDEKKARCAELGVEVSPQMEDYEISQQVFEKLIEEKSFDPLFVTHVPKELVPLAKQNTSDDSVVDVYELVINGVEISPGYSELNDPIVQRDRLEHQAGEETQKLDEEFLLALEYGMPSAGGIGIGIDRLVMMLTGAESIRDVVLFPQLKRK; encoded by the coding sequence ATGCAAGGACAAGAACAATCCGAAAGCGAACTGCTCCAAAACCGCCGCGAAAAGCTCGAAGCTCTTCGCGCCAAGGGCATTGATCCCTTTGGCGCCCGGTTTGAAACGACCCACCAGCCCGGAGCGCTTCGAAAAGAGTTCGTGCCGGATCTTTCCGTGCAGATTGCAGGCCGCATCACGGCCCGCCGCACCATGGGCAAGGCGGTATTCTTTGATCTCTCCGACTTCACGGGGCGCATCCAGTGCTACATCAACAAGAAGGAAGTGGGTGACGATGTCTTCGTGCTCATCACCGAACTGCTCGACATCGGCGACTGGCTGGGCGTCGTGGGCAAGACCTTCGTGACCAAGACGGGCGAGCCCAGCGTGCAGGTGGAAACCATGCAGGTGCAGGGTAAGTCGCTGCGCCCGCTGCCGGACAAGTACCACGGCGTGCAGGATCGTGAGATCAAATACCGCCAGCGCTACCTCGACCTCATTTCGAATGCCAAGAGCCGCGACACCTTCGTGACCCGCAGCCTCATCATCGCGGAAATGCGCCGCTGGATGCAGGACCGTGGCTTCCTGGAAGTGGAAACGCCGATGATGCAGGACGTGCCCGGGGGCGCGGCTGCGAAGCCCTTCGAGACCTTCTTCCATGCGCTGAACCAGCCCATGTACCTGCGCATTGCGCCGGAGCTTTTCCTGAAGCGCCTGCTCGTGGGCGGCTTTACGAAGATCTTCGAGATGAACCGGAACTTCCGCAACGAAGGTCTTAGCCGTCGTCACAACCCGGAGTTCACCATGTTGGAGGCGTATTGGGCCTTCTCCGACTTCGAGCAGATGGCGGACCTCGTGGAGAGCCTCGTGTGCCATCTCGCGGAGAAGTTCTGCGGCACCCTGCTCATCGAGCACAAGGATGAAGAGGGCAATGTGACCCGCACCATCAATCTCGCGCGTCCGTGGAAGCGCACGCCGTTCCGCGATTTGATCCGCGGGGTGGCGGGAGAAAACTGGTTCGACCTCACCACGGATGAGAAGAAGGCCCGCTGCGCCGAACTTGGCGTGGAAGTGAGCCCGCAGATGGAGGACTACGAGATCAGCCAGCAGGTGTTTGAGAAGCTCATCGAAGAGAAGAGCTTCGACCCGCTCTTCGTCACGCATGTGCCGAAGGAACTCGTGCCGCTCGCCAAGCAGAACACCTCCGACGACAGCGTGGTGGATGTGTATGAGTTGGTGATCAACGGCGTGGAAATCTCGCCTGGCTACAGCGAGCTGAACGATCCCATCGTGCAGCGCGATCGCCTCGAGCATCAGGCCGGCGAAGAAACGCAGAAGCTGGATGAAGAGTTCCTCCTCGCCCTCGAATACGGCATGCCCTCGGCAGGCGGCATCGGGATTGGCATCGATCGTCTCGTGATGATGCTCACGGGTGCGGAGAGCATTCGTGACGTGGTGCTGTTCCCGCAGTTGAAGAGGAAGTAG
- a CDS encoding transposase, which produces MKEEDLVYFNPFANTEKSANRLPHWNQPSATYFITYRLSDAVPASLRRQWLEERKIWLNHHPKPWDAKTEREYHLRFSARIDAWLDAGHGECLLRDFARRRLVQEVITKFDGERYVHHAWVLMPNHVHILATVHVDISLKELIGPWKGTSTWAINRLMQRSGKLWQDDYFDRLVRDGDHFASCVRYIRRNPEKAKLREGEYTLYESDLAKLFAERR; this is translated from the coding sequence ATGAAGGAGGAGGACCTCGTCTACTTCAACCCGTTCGCCAACACGGAAAAGTCCGCAAACCGCCTGCCTCACTGGAACCAGCCAAGCGCCACCTACTTCATTACCTATCGCCTCTCAGATGCCGTTCCCGCAAGCCTGCGTCGGCAGTGGCTCGAAGAAAGAAAAATCTGGCTAAACCACCATCCAAAGCCTTGGGACGCCAAAACCGAAAGAGAATACCATCTACGCTTCAGCGCTCGCATCGATGCATGGCTCGATGCGGGTCACGGTGAATGCCTACTCAGAGACTTCGCACGAAGGCGCTTGGTGCAGGAGGTCATTACCAAATTCGATGGAGAACGGTATGTGCATCACGCTTGGGTGTTGATGCCTAACCATGTCCACATTCTGGCCACCGTTCACGTGGACATCTCCCTGAAGGAATTGATCGGACCGTGGAAGGGAACGTCGACTTGGGCAATCAATCGGCTGATGCAGCGCTCAGGAAAATTGTGGCAGGATGACTACTTTGATCGTCTGGTTCGTGACGGCGATCACTTCGCGAGTTGTGTCCGCTATATTCGAAGGAATCCCGAAAAGGCAAAGCTCCGTGAAGGGGAATATACCCTTTACGAAAGCGATCTGGCCAAGCTCTTTGCTGAGCGACGGTAG